The Ramlibacter pinisoli genome segment CTCCGCGCGGGTCAGCCCGAACAGCTGCGCCATGAAGTCGACGTTGTCCGCGACACTGAGCTCGAAGTACAGGTTCTTGCCCAGGCCCTGCGGCATGTAGGCAATGCGCGGACAGGCGGCACGGCGGTGGCGGACGTCCCCGATGTCGCCGTCCAGGACCGTCATGGTCCCCTGCTGCAGCTTCTTGGAGCCGGCCATCAGCGCCAGCAGCGTCGACTTGCCGACGCCGTCGGGGCCGATGATGCCCACCATCAGCCCGGGCGGGATGTCGATGGAGATGGCATCCAGCCCCTTGACCTTGCCGTAGTGGTGCGTCACCTCATGGACGCTGACCACCGGTTTGCCGGCCGGACCGGCGGGCGCGTGCTGCGTGGATGACATGCGAACTCCTCCTCGAGCGCGCCAGGCCGGCCTCGGCCCGCTCGCGCCACATTGCGGGCGGGATCACTTACTTCGTGGGCGAGGCTCCGAGGACCGACGTGGGGTTCGATTCGAGCGGCCCCTTGGCCGTCAGCACGTTGGTGTCCAGGTTGGTGGGCCACGCGACCGTGTCGGTGTACTTGACGTACCCGACGCCGCGCACTCCGGTCTTGATGCTCTGGATGTACTGGCCGACCAGTTCCTTGGGCACCTGCAGCTTGACGCGGAACATCAGCTTGTCGCGTTCGCTCTTGGTCTCCACTTCCTTCGGCGTGAACTGCGCCTCGGGCGAGACGAAGCTGACCACGCCCACGGCCGAGCGGTCCGGCTGGGTGTCGAGGACGATGCGGCCCTCGCTGCCGATCTTCACCGCGGCCGCCTGCGCCGCCGGCAGGAAGATCTCCATGTACACGTCCTCCAGGTTCACCAGCGTCAGCGCCTTGCCGCCGGCGCCGAGCACCTCACCCGGCTCCGCCAGGCGATAGAGCACGCGACCGAGCACCGGCGAGACCAGCGTGGCGTCCTTGATGCGGGTCTCGATCGTCTGCACGTTGGCCAGCGCGACCTCGACCTGCTGCTTGGCGGTCTCGAGCTTGGCCATTTCCTCTCCCAGTGCCGCCCTGGTGGTGACGACCGTCGTCCGGCGCACGTCGTACTCACGCTGCGAGGAGGCGTTTTCGGCCAGCATCCGGCGCACCCGCTCGACCTCGATGTTGGCCAGCTCGATCTCGCCCTTGCGACGCGCGATGGAGGAGTTGACGACGGCCATCTGCTCACGCGCGGCGGCCACGCGGGCCTTGGACTCGGCCATCTGCGACTCCAGCGTCACCGTGTCCAGCAGCACCACGACCTGTCCCGGCTTGACCAGGTCGCCTTCCTGCACCTTGATCTCCTTGACCCGCAGCGGCTCCTTGGCCGAGACGTCGGCGAGCCGGGCCTCGATGCGGCCGTTGCCGGATGCGATGCCGGGCGGCAGCTTCCCGGCCTGCTGGTCCTGCCAGTACTTCCAGCCGAAGAACCCGGCGGCCACGAGGACGACCAGGGCAATGATCCAGTTGCGGTACTTAGTCATGGCGTTGCTCCTCAACGACTCTGCGTGGTCACGGGTGCGGGGGCGGGGGACGTGGACAGCAAGTCACCCCAGTTGGTGCGCTTTTCCATTTCGATCCGGGTCTTCTCCGGGATCGACGGCTGGTTCTGGTGCGGCTCCCAGCCGCCCCCCAGGGCCTTGTAGAGGGAGATCAGGTTGGTCGCGATGTCCGACTGGGCCTGCGCCAGCGTGGTCTCCTCCTGCAGCAGCGCCCGCATCGAGTCGAGCACGCGCTGGAAGTCGACCGCGCCCTCGCGGTACTGGATGAAGGCCAGCTCGGACGAGCGCAGGGCCGAGGCCGCCGAGTTCTGCGCGAAGGCCGCGATCTGGTGCGACCGCACGTAGCCCGTCACGCCGTCCTCGGCCTCCTGCTGGGCGCGCAGCACCACGGCCTCGTAGTTGACCAGGCTCTGCTGCAGCCGGGCGTCCTCGACCCGGATGCTGTTCTTCGTCCGGTCGTAGTTCAGGATCGGCAGGTAGATGCGCGGGCCGATCGAGTAGAAGCCGCTGTTGATGTCCAGCCCGCCCCCCGTGGACAGGTAGCCGATCGTCCCGGAGATGGAGATGCGGGGATAGAGGTCGGCGGTGGCAAGGCCCACGCGCGCCGACTGCGCGAGCGCCGCGTACTCGGCGCCGCGGATGTCGGGACGGCGGCGCAGCAGTTCGGCCGGCATGCTGATGCCCACCGAGGCCGGTGCGACAGGGATGCGGGCCGACGTGCCGAGCAGTGCCTGCACCTGTCCCACCGGCTGCCCGATCAGCGTGCTGAGCGCGTTCTGCGTCAGGCTCAGGCTCAGCTGGTAGCGCGGGATCGACACCCGGGTGCTTTCCAGCAGCGTGCGGGCCTGCTGCACGTCCAGGTTGGACGTGGCGCCATTGCGGTAGCGCACGTCGGCGATGCGGAAGCCCTCCTCCTGCAGCCTGACGTTCCGCTGCGCCAGCGCGATCAGGGCCTCGTAGGTGCGGATCAGGGCGTACGAGCGGGCGACCTCCGCGCTGAGGGTGACCAGCGCCGTGTCGTAGTCGGCCATGCTGGTGACCAGCCGCGCCTCCTCGGAGCGCGCCAGGTTCTTGTAGCGGCCCCAGAAGTCGATCTCCCAGGCCATGTCGAAGCCGGCCTGGAACTCGGTGAAGTGGCGGTCGAAGTTGGCGGTGTTCGGTGCCTCCCGGCTCAGCCCGACCGCGGTCGCCTGGCCGAAGAGGGCCTGCACCTGCGGGTATTGCTGTCCGACGGCCAGGGCCAGCTGGGCTCTCGACTCCGCGATGCGCAAGCCTGCGGCGCGCAGCGAGAGGTTCTGCTGCCAGGCCATTTCGATCAGCTGGTTGAGGATGGGGTCGTTGAAGCTGCGCCACCACGCACCGTCGACGGCCTTGGCCTTGTCGAGCAGGGCTTCGTCCGCCGCCGACCACTGGGCACTGGCCTGCGTTTCCGGCTTGGCGAATTCCGGACCGACCGTGGTGCACGCGGCCAGCGCCGTCGCCAGCACGAGCGGAGCGAACGCACGATGCCGGGAGCCGCGCGGGCGCGCAGGCGGTCGGTGGTCTTGGGGACGCATGGGAATCTCCTCGTCTGAAGGGTGGATTGCCGTCCGTGCTGCTCGCCTCAGCCCATGATGTGCATGCCGCCGTCGACGTAGACGGTGCCGCCCGTGATCCGCCGTGCGTACGGCGTCGCCAGATAGGCGCAGGCGAAGCCCACGTCCATGATGTCCACCAGCTCGCCCACCGGCGCCCGCTCCGAGGCTTCGTTCAGGAGCAGCTCGAAATCCTTCAGCCCCGAGGCGGCGCGCGTCTTCAGCGGCCCGGGCGAGATGGCGTGCACGCGGATGGCCTGCGGCCCCAGCTCGTAGGCCAGGTAGCGGCAGCTGGCCTCGAGGGCGGCCTTCACCGGTCCCATCACGTTGTAGTTGGCCACCACCTTCTGCGCCCCGTGGTAGCTCATGGCCATCATGGTCCCGCCCTCCTTCATCAGCGGCGCGGCCAGCCGGGCCATGCGGATGAACGAGTGGCAGGAGATGTCGATGGCCTTGGCGAAGCCGTCGGCACTGCACGCGTGCAGCGGCCCCTGCAGGTCCTCCTTGGGCGCCCAGGCGATGGAATGCACCAGGATGTCCAGGCGGCCCCAGTCCTTCGCGACGCGCTCGAACACCGCCTCCAACTCGCCGGCGTGGGACACGTCGCAGGGCATGAGGATCGGCGCCTGCAGTTCGCGCGCCAGCGGCTCCACGTAGCTGCGCGACTTCTCGTTGGCGTAGGTGATCGCCAGCTCCGCCCCGAGTTGGCGGAAGGCCGAGGCGCAGCCATAGGCGATCGAATGCTCGTTGGCGATGCCGACGACGAGGGCCTTCTTGCCTGCCAGCGCCGGGTGGTGGGTTGCTGCGGTCATGGTGCGTGGGTTCTCATTGCAGGGACATGGTCACGTGGACCACGCCGCCTTCATGGCGGGTCTCGGACGGCAGGCCGCTGGCACGGAACACCGCCAGCATCGGCACGTTCTCGTGCAGCACCTCGGCCACCAGCTTGCGCACGCCGTGCTGGCGCGCGATGGCGACCAGGTGCTGCAGCAGCAACCCGCCCATGCCGCGTCCCTGCCACTGGTCGGAGACGCCGAAGGCCACCTCGGCCTCGCCGGGCTCGGTGACGATGTAGCGGCCGGCGCCGACGATCGCGTCGTCGGCCACCGCCACCAGCGCCACGTGGTGCACGAAGTCGATGTCCAGGAAGCGCTGGACCTCCTCCTCGCTGAAGGACCGCCGGGGCGCGAAGAAGCGGCGCCGGATCGACTCCGGGCTCATGTCGACCAGCACGTTGCGCATGCCCTGGCGGTCGGTCGGACGCTGGGCCCGGATCGTGATGGTGCTGCCGTCGCGCAGGGTCGCGCGCGCCGCGTGCCGGCTGGCGTCGGCCCCCGCTTCGGCGCCGGCCGCCCCGAGCAGCGTGCGGGTATGCCGGGCGATCATTAGCTCCTCGTTGGTCGGCACCACGTAGGCCGCCACCCGACTGCTCTCCTTGCTGATGCGCGGGCCGCCTCGGGTGTTGGCGGTGGCGTCCAGTGCCACGCCCAGCCAGGCGGCGTCCTCGCAGACGCGGCGCCGGATCAGCGGCGCGTGCTCGCCGATGCCGGCCGTGAAGACCAGCGCGTCCACGCCGCCCAGCGCGGCGACGAGGGAGCCCAGTTCGCGCCGGATGCGGTACAGGTAGAGGTCGACCGCGGTGCGGGCGCGGACGTCGTCGCTGTCGAGCAGGGCCCGCATGTCACTAGAGATGCCCGACACGCCCAGCAGGCCGGACTGCTTGTAGACCAGGTTCTCGATGGCGCGCACGTCCATGCCGCGCTGGTCCATCAGGTACAGGATCACGCCCGGGTCGAGCGAGCCGCAGCGCGTTCCCATGGGCAGGCCGTCGACGGCGGTGAAGCCCATGGTGCTGGCCACGCTGCGGCCGTCGGCCATTGCGCACATGCTGGAGCCGTTGCCCAGGTGCAGCACGACGGCGCGCCCGCGGGACACGCGCGCGTCCACCTGCGGCAGCACCGAGGCGATGTACTCGTAGGACAGGCCGTGGAAGCCGTAGCGCCGCACGCCCTGGGCGTGCATCTCGGCGGGCAGCGCGAACATCTGCGCGAGCTCGGGGTTGCCGCGGTGGAACCCGGTGTCGAAACAGGCCACCTGGGGCATGGCCGGCAGGCGCTGCATCAGCAGCTCGATGGCCGCGAGGTTGTGCGGCTGGTGCAGCGGTGCCAGCGGCACGAAGGCCCGCAGCGCCTCCAGGGTGCGCTCGTCCATGCGCACCGGCCGGGCGAAATGCATGCCGCCGTGGACGACCCGGTGGCCGATGGCGGCCAGGTTGTCGGCGCCCAGGTGCTCGCGCACCCGGGGAATGAGGTGGTCCAGCGCACCCTCGTGCCCCAGTTGCACGCCATCGCCCCAGGACTTGGCGTCCACCTGCCGGCCGGCCGCATCCAGGGCGACGAAGCGCGGGCTGGTGTACAGCCCCTCGACCTGGCCGCGCAGAACGAGGTCCAGCTCCTTGCCGCGCAGCAGGAACAGCGAGTACTTGATGCTGGACGAGCCGGCGTTCAGGACCGCAATGGCGTCGGGCATGGCTGGCCTTCCCGCCCGCTACTGGACGGCCTTGGACAGCGCTTCGCGGCGTGCGTGCGCCACCAGCGATGCCACCGCGCACGAGGCCAGCCGGGTCGTCACCGAGTCGGCGCGGCTGGTCAGGATGATGGGCACCTTCGCGCCCAGCACGATGCCGGCGGCATCGGCCTGTGCCAGGAAGCTCAGGCTCTTGGCGAGCATGTTGCCCGCCTCCAGGTCCGGCACGATCAGCACGTTGGCGCGGCCGGCGACCGGCGAGTCGATCTTCTTGATCGCCGCCGCCTGCAGGTTGATCGCGTTGTCCAGCGCCAGCGGCCCGTCGAGCACGGCTCCGGTGATCTGGCCGCGGTCGGCCATCTTGCACAGGGCGGCCGCCTCGACGGTCGAGGGGATCTTGGGGTTGACCGTCTCCATCGCCGACAGGATGGCGACCCGCACCTCCTGCTGCCCCAGCGCATGGGCGAGGTCGATGGCGTTCTGGACGATGTCGATCTTCTCTTCCAGCGTGGGCGCGATGTTCACCGCCGCGTCGGAGATGATCAGCGGGTGCTCGTAGCTGGGGACGTTCATCACGAACGAGTGGCTGATGCGGCGCGCGGTGCGCAGGCCGCCCTCGCGCGAGACCACCGCGGCCATCAGCTCGTCGGTGTGCAGGCTGCCCTTCATCAGGCACTCGACGCGGCCCTCGCGCACCAGCCGCACCGCCTCGACGGCCGCGGCATGGCTGTGCGGTGCATCGACGATCTCGATCCCGGCGATGTCCAGCTCCGCCTTGCGCGCCGCCGCCGCAATGCGGGCCGACGGGCCCACCAGCACGGGCTTGATCAGTCCCATGCTGGCCGCGTTGACCGCCCCGGTCAGCGACGACTCGTCGCACGGATGCACCACCGCGGTCGGGATCGGCGGCAGCGTCCGGGCGCGCGCCAGCAGGCGCTCGTAGGCTTGGTGTTGGCTCATCGGGAAGCTCCGTGCTGCGCCCGGCTCGGGCGGCGCCGGGTCCTGGCCGCGCCGTTGCCGGCACCTACGCTGTCACGGATGCGCTGCAGGAGTTGCAACTGCTCCGGCTGGGGCTTGATCTTCTGCACCCGCTGGTCGGCCAGCAGGGTTTCCAGCAGCCGCACCAGCCGGTCCCGGTCGGCCTGCTCGTGCAGCAGGTGCGGCAGGGTCGCCAGCGCCTGCTCGGGCTCGAAGCGCACGATCAGCTCCTGCTCGCCGCGCACGCGCCGCGCCTGGTCCAGGGTCATCGGCGGCAGCAGGTCCTTGTAGTCGCTGATCAGCTCCTTCTTGAGGTCCAGCCGCGACAGCGGCAAGGGCTCGCCCTTGCGCGCGAGCAGGATGGCCGCGCGGGCGGCGGCCTCGGCGTAGCCGCCGTGGTCGATGGACGCCAGCGCCTCCTTGACGATGGGAAGCTGCCGCGGATCCTGGGGCCCCGGCTCGGCATCGCTCCGTACCCCGTCGTCCATGTACAGGCCGAACATGTTGCCGTACAGCTCGAAGAAGCGGGCCTCGCTGCTCGCATCGCGCACCGCCCGGTAGAAGTCCAGCGCGGCGCTCGTCAGCTCGGCCATCGCCTTCTCGCTGCGGCGCATCGGGTGGTCGGCCGGCAGCGCCGCGCGCTGCTTCTTCACCATCTCGGCCGCCGGCTTGAGCCACCACAGCGCGGGGTTGAGGTCGGAGAAGGCCCAGCGCTGGACGCGCAGCGGATGGAACGCACGTTGCACCTCGCCGCCGATCTCGCTCGACCAGGCCTGCACCAGCGGGCGCGCGAACCGCTCGTAGGCGCGCTGGTTGAAGTCGGACACGGCCGCCACCGCCTCGAAGGGCTTCTCGTCGGCCCGCTTCATCCGGTTCAGATGCTTGACGACATCCTCCAGCCGTCGCTCCTCGAAGCTCACCTCGTAGGCCGGCTGCCCGTCCGCGCCCTTGCGATCGGTGATGTGCATGGCGTACAGGCCGGGCGGCATCACCTCGATCGACTCCATCACGTTGACGATCTGGGTGTGCTCCTTCTTCGCCACCCGCCCGGACACGAAGATGCCCAGATGGCCCACGTCCTTGTGCACCAGGCCGACGATGACCTGGCCGCGGGCCTTGATCTCCTCGGTGCTGCCGTACACGTCGGCCACCCAGTTGAAGGCCTGCTCGGGCGGCGTGATGTTGTCGCCGATGGAGGCGAACAGGATGATCGGCACCTTCATTGCCCGCAGGTCGAACACTCCGCCCCGCCCGGTCTCGACTTCGCCCGACCAGAGCTTGTTGCCGACGAACAGGTTGCGGGTGATCCACTCGATCTCCTCGCGGTTCATCAGGTAGTAGCCGCCCCACCAGCGCTCGAAGTCCAGGAAGCGCGGCGGCTCGGTGTCCACGTTCTCGAACACGTGGTAGTACTTGTCCCAGTAGGTATTGGCCGGGTTGAGGCCCTCGAAGTTCTGCACCAGCCAGGCACCGTCGAAGGTACCGCCGGCCAGGTCGGAGGTGAGCGACGCGAGCCAGGTGCCGCCCAGCAGGCCCCCCGAGTAGCGCATCGGGTTGTCGCCCTCGCCCTGCTCCCAGGCGCCGCTCCAGTACGACATCGGGGCGCCGTTGATGACGACCGGGCCGGTGTCGTCCGGGTTGGACGAGGCCAGCATCATCGCGGCCCAGCCGCCCTGGCAGTTGCCGATGATGGCGGGCTTTTCCGAGTCGGGGTGCAGCTCGCGCACCCGGTGGACGAACAGCGCCTCCGTGTTGCACACGTCGAGCAGGGTCTGCTCCGGCTCCGGCTTGGGATAGAAGATGACGAAATAGACCGGGTGGCCCGCGCGCAGGGCGGCGCCCACCTCCGAGTCGTCCTTCATGCCGCCGATGCCGGGCCCGTGGCCCGCGCGCGGGTCGATGATCACGTACGGTCGCTTGCGCGCGTCGACCTTCACGCCCTCCGGCGGGACGATGCGCACCAGGGCGTAGTTGACCGGCTTGCCCAGCGTCCGCCCGTCCATCACCATCTCGTAGTCGAAGTGCAGCACCGGCGGTAGGCCGGCGCGGGACCGCTCGACGTAGATGTTGCCGCGCTCGCGCAAGGTGTCCCAGAACAGCACCGTGCGCTGGGCAACGTCGGTGGCGTAGGCGGTGGCGCTGCTCCACCACTCCCACGGTGTCTGCGCCGACGGCGCGACCGGCGCCCCATCCGTTGCGTAAGCCTTGCGGGCGCGCTCGACGAACTGCTGCTGTGCGATCCTGAGCCGTTTCTGCATCAGCTCCGCCACTTTGGCGGACAGCTCGATGCGGCGGGTGAGACGGCGGGCTGGATCATTCATGGGGTTCCCATCTGCATGGTTGGCGGCCCGGCGGGACAGGTGGCGGTCGAGGGGCGCCCGGGTCGTCCCGCTGGAGAGGGCTGCGGCCCATCCTCGTGACTTCAATCCATCTCACCAATTGGACGAAGGTCCAACGACAGAGTGGGAACCTCGGTATTCGAGGCCGTCCGGGCGCGCGCCCACCGATGGGACCTTTGTCCAATGTGCAAAGCCGGGGTGGCTTCCATACTCGACTCAGCCTCCCGGAGACGAGGCCACGGAGACACCATGCGCAAGCAGTTCCTGGTCGCTGCCAGCGCGGCAGCTCTGTGCAGCGTGCGGAGGGCCAGCCCATGACAGTCCCCGGCCGGTTCACCCCGCTGCTCGCCGCCGGCATCGCCCTGCTGGCGGGGTGCGCCTATGCCCCGGTGCAGAGTTCCTTCCAGTTCGACCGCCACCCCGGCGTGTTCATGGAGACGCGGTGGCAGTACGGCTACGGCTACGACTACCTGGCCACCTACGTCGTCAACCGCAGCACCGTCGACAAGTGCGTCTGGACGCAGCGCCTGGACAGCCGTGTGCTGCGGCCGAACGAATCGTGGCTGGTCAGCGAAGTGCAGTCGCCCGGCAGCATCGGCGTGGCGAACGTCGTCCCCAGCGACCCGAACTGCCTGAAGGCGAAGAGCTCCTTCGGCGGCCCGTGAGCCGCCCGTCCGGGGACAAGGCACCGGCGCCGGTACGGGCAGGCAACCATGGCGTTCGACAACAGCGACTTCATCCCCACCGCCCAGGCCCTGGCCCCGTCGCTGGCGGTGGGACTGCTGCTGGGGCTCGAGCGTGGCTGGCGCGAGCGCGAGCTGGCCGAAGGCGGCCGCGTGGCGGGTCTGCGGACCTTCGGCCTGATCGGCCTGCTGGGGGGACTGCTGGGGCTCGATCTCGACCCGCTGCCGTTCGCCGCCGGCCTGCTGGCCATTGCCCTGCTGTTCGTGGTGTCCTATGGCAGGGCCTCGCGGGCCGGCGGGACCCTGAGCATCACCAGTGCCGTCGCCGCCTTCGTCACGTATGCACTGGGCGCACTGGCGGCCAGCGGCTCGCCGATGGTGGCCATCGCCGCGGCGGTGGTGGTGGCGCTGCTGCTCGACCTCAAGGCCGTCCTGCACCGCTGGCTGCGCCTGATCGAACCGGCCGAACTGAACGCCCTGCTGCAGCTGGGCGTGCTGTCGGCAGCGGTGCTGCCGGCGCTGCCCGACGTCGGCATGGGCCCCTACGCCGCCATCAACCCGTACAAGACCTGGCTGGCCGTGATCCTGATCGCGAGCCTCTCGCTGGCCGGCCACGCGGCCACGCGCATGGTCGGCGCCCGGCAGGGGTTGCTGTGGGTCGGCCTGCTCGGCGGGTTGGCCTCCTCCACCGCCGCCACGCTGTCGCTCTCGCGCACCGTGCACAGCCGTCCCGAACTCGCCGCGGCCGGTGCGGCGGCCATCCTGGCCGCCTGCGGCGTGATGTTCGTGCGCATGGCGATCGTGGTCACCGTGCTGCAGCCGCAGGCCGCGCTGCGGCTGGGACTGCTGCTGGTGCTGCTCGCGGCCGTCTGCCTGCTGCTGGCCTGGCTCTGGTGGCGCCGGGCCGCCCACGACCAGGCCGCTCCCGACGGCAGCGAGAAGGAAGAGGACTCGCGGGTGTTCGACCTCGGCGCAGCCATGATGTTCGGCGCCTCTCTGGCCGCCATCGCGGTCATCGCCCGTGCGGCCCGCGATGCATTCGGCATCGCCGGACTCTATGGCGTGGCCTTCGTGTCGGGCCTGGTCGACGTCGACGCGCCGATGATCTCCAGCCTGCAGATGGCCGCGCAGGGCCAGCTGGCGCCGACCGGCCTGTCCATCACGGTGCTGCTGGCCGCGGTGGCGAACCTGGTCAGCAAGGCCACCATGTCGTGGGCCGTCGGGGGTGCGCGGCTGGGTGCGGCCGTGGCGCGCGGCTACCTATTCGTGGGCGCGGCGGGCGCGGCCATGCTGGCCGGAATGGCCGCGCTGGGCTGAGGGAGGAAGGCGCGCCAGGGCGTGCCTGGCGGCCGGGAGTGTGGTGGAGCTGGCGGGAATTGAACCCGCGTCCGCAAGCCTTCTCCGCGCAGTTCTACATGTTTAGCGATCTGATTTGGATCTCGCCACCTGTGTCGCGCAGTCGCACGCTACACCGGCCGCCAGTGCCCTATTGTCTCGTCCCGATCCAAGGCACCCGGATCAGGACCAGCCTATGAAGATTCCCTCACAGCCTGGAGCTTGCGCCCCTTGCCCAGCCCATAGGCCAACTGTTGTGAGGCTCACCGGTGTTTAAGCGGCGAGTGCGAAACGTTCGTCGTTTGCAGTTACTTGGTTTCAGCGGATTAACGAGGTGACTGAACCTCGACATGCCCTGCTGCGTGTCCGAACCCACGTCGAAACCAGTGCAGCCCCAGGAGCCTCTATTTTAGGCCGCGCGGGCCGGCTTCAAGAGGTCCAGCAATGCCAGCGGCGTGGAAATACTGGC includes the following:
- a CDS encoding GNAT family N-acetyltransferase yields the protein MARHTRTLLGAAGAEAGADASRHAARATLRDGSTITIRAQRPTDRQGMRNVLVDMSPESIRRRFFAPRRSFSEEEVQRFLDIDFVHHVALVAVADDAIVGAGRYIVTEPGEAEVAFGVSDQWQGRGMGGLLLQHLVAIARQHGVRKLVAEVLHENVPMLAVFRASGLPSETRHEGGVVHVTMSLQ
- a CDS encoding DUF3141 domain-containing protein, producing the protein MNDPARRLTRRIELSAKVAELMQKRLRIAQQQFVERARKAYATDGAPVAPSAQTPWEWWSSATAYATDVAQRTVLFWDTLRERGNIYVERSRAGLPPVLHFDYEMVMDGRTLGKPVNYALVRIVPPEGVKVDARKRPYVIIDPRAGHGPGIGGMKDDSEVGAALRAGHPVYFVIFYPKPEPEQTLLDVCNTEALFVHRVRELHPDSEKPAIIGNCQGGWAAMMLASSNPDDTGPVVINGAPMSYWSGAWEQGEGDNPMRYSGGLLGGTWLASLTSDLAGGTFDGAWLVQNFEGLNPANTYWDKYYHVFENVDTEPPRFLDFERWWGGYYLMNREEIEWITRNLFVGNKLWSGEVETGRGGVFDLRAMKVPIILFASIGDNITPPEQAFNWVADVYGSTEEIKARGQVIVGLVHKDVGHLGIFVSGRVAKKEHTQIVNVMESIEVMPPGLYAMHITDRKGADGQPAYEVSFEERRLEDVVKHLNRMKRADEKPFEAVAAVSDFNQRAYERFARPLVQAWSSEIGGEVQRAFHPLRVQRWAFSDLNPALWWLKPAAEMVKKQRAALPADHPMRRSEKAMAELTSAALDFYRAVRDASSEARFFELYGNMFGLYMDDGVRSDAEPGPQDPRQLPIVKEALASIDHGGYAEAAARAAILLARKGEPLPLSRLDLKKELISDYKDLLPPMTLDQARRVRGEQELIVRFEPEQALATLPHLLHEQADRDRLVRLLETLLADQRVQKIKPQPEQLQLLQRIRDSVGAGNGAARTRRRPSRAQHGASR
- the fabI gene encoding enoyl-ACP reductase FabI is translated as MTAATHHPALAGKKALVVGIANEHSIAYGCASAFRQLGAELAITYANEKSRSYVEPLARELQAPILMPCDVSHAGELEAVFERVAKDWGRLDILVHSIAWAPKEDLQGPLHACSADGFAKAIDISCHSFIRMARLAAPLMKEGGTMMAMSYHGAQKVVANYNVMGPVKAALEASCRYLAYELGPQAIRVHAISPGPLKTRAASGLKDFELLLNEASERAPVGELVDIMDVGFACAYLATPYARRITGGTVYVDGGMHIMG
- a CDS encoding MgtC/SapB family protein gives rise to the protein MAFDNSDFIPTAQALAPSLAVGLLLGLERGWRERELAEGGRVAGLRTFGLIGLLGGLLGLDLDPLPFAAGLLAIALLFVVSYGRASRAGGTLSITSAVAAFVTYALGALAASGSPMVAIAAAVVVALLLDLKAVLHRWLRLIEPAELNALLQLGVLSAAVLPALPDVGMGPYAAINPYKTWLAVILIASLSLAGHAATRMVGARQGLLWVGLLGGLASSTAATLSLSRTVHSRPELAAAGAAAILAACGVMFVRMAIVVTVLQPQAALRLGLLLVLLAAVCLLLAWLWWRRAAHDQAAPDGSEKEEDSRVFDLGAAMMFGASLAAIAVIARAARDAFGIAGLYGVAFVSGLVDVDAPMISSLQMAAQGQLAPTGLSITVLLAAVANLVSKATMSWAVGGARLGAAVARGYLFVGAAGAAMLAGMAALG
- a CDS encoding phosphate acetyltransferase codes for the protein MSQHQAYERLLARARTLPPIPTAVVHPCDESSLTGAVNAASMGLIKPVLVGPSARIAAAARKAELDIAGIEIVDAPHSHAAAVEAVRLVREGRVECLMKGSLHTDELMAAVVSREGGLRTARRISHSFVMNVPSYEHPLIISDAAVNIAPTLEEKIDIVQNAIDLAHALGQQEVRVAILSAMETVNPKIPSTVEAAALCKMADRGQITGAVLDGPLALDNAINLQAAAIKKIDSPVAGRANVLIVPDLEAGNMLAKSLSFLAQADAAGIVLGAKVPIILTSRADSVTTRLASCAVASLVAHARREALSKAVQ
- a CDS encoding efflux transporter outer membrane subunit, which produces MRPQDHRPPARPRGSRHRAFAPLVLATALAACTTVGPEFAKPETQASAQWSAADEALLDKAKAVDGAWWRSFNDPILNQLIEMAWQQNLSLRAAGLRIAESRAQLALAVGQQYPQVQALFGQATAVGLSREAPNTANFDRHFTEFQAGFDMAWEIDFWGRYKNLARSEEARLVTSMADYDTALVTLSAEVARSYALIRTYEALIALAQRNVRLQEEGFRIADVRYRNGATSNLDVQQARTLLESTRVSIPRYQLSLSLTQNALSTLIGQPVGQVQALLGTSARIPVAPASVGISMPAELLRRRPDIRGAEYAALAQSARVGLATADLYPRISISGTIGYLSTGGGLDINSGFYSIGPRIYLPILNYDRTKNSIRVEDARLQQSLVNYEAVVLRAQQEAEDGVTGYVRSHQIAAFAQNSAASALRSSELAFIQYREGAVDFQRVLDSMRALLQEETTLAQAQSDIATNLISLYKALGGGWEPHQNQPSIPEKTRIEMEKRTNWGDLLSTSPAPAPVTTQSR
- a CDS encoding HlyD family secretion protein; amino-acid sequence: MTKYRNWIIALVVLVAAGFFGWKYWQDQQAGKLPPGIASGNGRIEARLADVSAKEPLRVKEIKVQEGDLVKPGQVVVLLDTVTLESQMAESKARVAAAREQMAVVNSSIARRKGEIELANIEVERVRRMLAENASSQREYDVRRTTVVTTRAALGEEMAKLETAKQQVEVALANVQTIETRIKDATLVSPVLGRVLYRLAEPGEVLGAGGKALTLVNLEDVYMEIFLPAAQAAAVKIGSEGRIVLDTQPDRSAVGVVSFVSPEAQFTPKEVETKSERDKLMFRVKLQVPKELVGQYIQSIKTGVRGVGYVKYTDTVAWPTNLDTNVLTAKGPLESNPTSVLGASPTK